One window of Medicago truncatula cultivar Jemalong A17 chromosome 2, MtrunA17r5.0-ANR, whole genome shotgun sequence genomic DNA carries:
- the LOC25486445 gene encoding hevamine-A, which produces MDTKRQALLLLLVLTIFPFTIKASSSGGIAIYWGQNLGDGTLTSTCDTGNYEIVLLAFLNVFGGGRVPSWNFAGHCGDWSPCTKLEPEIKHCQQKGVKVLLSLGGAIGSYSLSSPEDAKNVADYLNAKFLSGQSGPLGSVTLDGIDFDIEGGTNLYWDDLARELDNLRQQNSYFYLSAAPQCPRPDHYLDKAIKTGLFDYVLVQFYNNPSCQYNQANGDATDLLKSWNDWTSSVLPNNTVFMGLPASPDAAGNGYIPPNDLISKVLPIIKQTSNYGGVMLWDRFHDVGNDYSNQIKKYVKRPVLRFVTKVSEAIVGSISASLNSMFPN; this is translated from the exons ATGGATACAAAAAGGCAAGCATTGCTACTTCTGTTAGTCTTAACAATATTTCCCTTCACTATCAAAGCATCTTCAAGTGGTGGCATTGCCATCTACTGGGGCCAAAACCTAGGAGATGGCACCTTGACATCAACATGTGACACTGGTAATTACGAGATTGTACTCTTAGCTTTCCTCAATGTCTTTGGAGGAGGAAGAGTCCCAAGTTGGAACTTTGCAGGTCATTGTGGTGACTGGAGCCCTTGCACAAAACTCGAACCCGAAATAAAACATTGTCAACAAAAAGGTGTCAAAGTTTTACTTTCCCTTGGAGGTGCAATTGGATCTTACTCCCTTAGCTCACCAGAGGATGCTAAAAATGTTGCTGATTATCTAAATGCTAAGTTCCTTAGTGGTCAATCCGGTCCACTTGGAAGTGTTACCTTAGatggaattgattttgacattgaAGGAGGTACAAATCTTTACTGGGATGACCTTGCTAGGGAACTTGACAACCTAAGACAACAAAACAG TTACTTTTACTTGTCTGCGGCACCCCAATGTCCTAGGCCAGATCACTACCTTGACAAAGCTATTAAAACTGGCTTGTTTGATTATGTACTTGTTCAATTCTACAATAACCCTTCATGTCAATATAATCAAGCAAATGGGGATGCTACAGACCTCTTAAAATCATGGAATGATTGGACATCTTCAGTTCTACCAAATAATACCGTTTTCATGGGACTACCAGCATCACCTGATGCAGCTGGTAATGGTTATATACCACCAAATGATCTCATTTCTAAGGTTCTTCCTATCATTAAACAGACTTCAAACTATGGAGGAGTTATGCTTTGGGATAGATTTCATGATGTTGGAAATGATTACAGCAATCAGATAAAGAAGTATGTTAAACGACCTGTTCTTCGATTTGTGACAAAAGTTTCCGAGGCAATAGTTGGATCTATCTCAGCATCTTTGAACTCCATGTTTCcgaattaa